One window of Branchiostoma lanceolatum isolate klBraLanc5 chromosome 6, klBraLanc5.hap2, whole genome shotgun sequence genomic DNA carries:
- the LOC136436550 gene encoding rho GTPase-activating protein 7-like isoform X4, protein MWLSELEAIEACKWLRDCGFPQYAQMYEDACFPVDITSVETDHDFLDRDSIQSLIRRLRTLNRCASMRIEAPRPQVVDDSDEDEQCAISNKWKFQRVSRRWSRLEDFSQVPEVTVDLVPVQSSDIPTQLATSYSSYDSVLTDSSDRVESYSYTSASSFDSQTGGYLRSPCISRKTSRTKSPDFPGLLPVTIEIEPLEPKSPPPNDNGRDHRGVKGLLKRMDTLRRKRSRSSSRKRTPGKDRVVISGPVLQESTMNQAKMDRLNCVDVRKTDENSNVQGKLEQGEVVRRQPGQAASPHSRSRREGCVFDDDILNSLKNPTPKYSPNTYNRRNESLSRRDGFSRSSVVRNGCISTARGSMLNYHTGSFNLGTGTCKDVWRPVIKRQASEDSLATHSIYDNVPTSSLDTAGDIAAPQDKVAAVEEILQSISGLSEEIMSMSLSDFDEDSSHNPSSAPPTLSPLHQQVRLEIEDRPAFPDSDMGMSSSWDELEERRRATQKPKDSGMETTCLNKLAVGRRSRVQWHGFQKSRPILQFQPLQVHVLSAGQLLVLRKLSLLKLTALMERYSPSNRSGWNWAMPRFMKRIRAPEYKDKAVFGIPLLHVLQRTGQPLPQSIIYAMDYLRRTSMDQVGLFRKSGARSRIQALKRMNETNPDTLSYEGMMSYDVADMLKQYFRELPEPLLTNKLSETFISIFTRLPMELRLQAMQAAIMLMPDENREVLQTLLLFLCEVAKNVEENQMTPYNLAVCFAPSLFHIAGPRRENHSLTRRHRSGRPNEKELSENVAAHECLTMMINECEQLFLVPEDTMMQCRFTYMEQGDPVALDQLGRKKFDESSDWHNYIENCIQGLLKESRDKFKGWVSISCPNDVELTYKKVGDGHPLRLWKCAVEVEAPPVELLNRVLRERHLWDEDLMKWRVVEKLDRQTEVFQYVTNSMAPHPSRDFCTLRSWRTDLPHDTCVLVETSVQHQDAAIMGGLRGTVLASRYLIEPCGSGKSRLTHIVRIDTRGRSPEWYNRAYGHICAAHVGQIRDSFKHSNEGPETKV, encoded by the exons ATGTGGCTGTCAG AACTTGAAGCTATAGAAGCTTGCAAGTGGCTGCGTGACTGCGGGTTTCCTCAGTATGCTCAGATGTATGAAG ATGCCTGTTTTCCTGTGGATATAACGTCAGTGGAAACCGATCACGACTTTCTTGATAGGGACTCTATACAATCATTGATTCG ACGACTGCGAACACTGAACAGATGTGCCAGCATGAGGATTGAAGCGCCACGACCACAAGTG GTGGATGACTCGGATGAAGATGAGCAGTGCGCCATCAGCAATAAGTGGAAGTTCCAGCGTGTCAGCCGGCGCTGGTCTCGACTGGAGGATTTCTCACAGGTACCAGAGGTCACGGTGGACCTGGTGCCCGTCCAGTCGTCAGACATTCCCACCCAGCTGGCCACATCCTACAGTAGTTATGACAGTGTACTAACTGATAGTAGTGATAGGGTGGAGAGCTATAGCTACACTAGTGCCAGCAGCTTTGATAGCCAGACAGGGGGCTACCTGCGCAGCCCTTGCATAAGTAGGAAGACCTCAAGGACCAAATCTCCTGACTTTCCTGGACTACTTCCAGTCACAATAGAAATTGAGCCTCTTGAGCCAAAATCACCCCCGCCAAATGACAATGGTAGGGACCATCGGGGAGTGAAGGGACTTCTGAAAAGGATGGACACGTTGAGACGGAAGCGAAGTCGGAGTTCCAGCAGAAAAAGGACACCTGGCAAGGATCGCGTTGTGATCAGTGGGCCAGTGCTTCAGGAGAGCACCATGAACCAAGCCAAGATGGATCGGCTGAACTGTGTTGATGTCAGAAAGACTGACGAGAATTCCAACGTGCAGGGGAAGCTGGAACAAGGTGAGGTAGTAAGGAGACAGCCCGGGCAGGCAGCAAGCCCACACTCAAGGAGCAGACGAGAGGGTTGTGTTTTTGATGATGACATTCTGAACAGTTTGAAAAACCCAACCCCCAAGTACAGTCCAAACACCTACAACAGGAGAAACGAGTCTCTCTCTCGCCGTGACGGTTTCAGCAGAAGCAGTGTCGTTAGAAACGGTTGCATTTCCACAGCTCGCGGAAGCATGTTGAACTACCACACTGGGAGCTTCAACTTAGGCACTGGTACATGCAAGGATGTTTGGCGCCCGGTCATAAAGCGGCAAGCCTCAGAAGACTCTCTAGCAACCCACAGTATCTACGACAACGTTCCCACGTCATCGCTGGACACAGCGGGAGACATTGCCGCACCACAGGACAAGGTTGCTGCAGTGGAGGAAATCCTTCAGAGCATCAGTGGACTGAGTGAGGAGATCATGTCCATGAGCTTGTCAGACTTTGACGAGGACAGCAGCCATAACCCTAGCAGCGCCCCTCCCACCCTGTCCCCTCTGCATCAGCAGGTCCGGCTGGAGATAGAGGACAGGCCGGCGTTCCCAGACAGCGACATGGGCATGTCCAGCTCTTGGGATGAGCTGGAAGAGAGGAGAAGAGCTACGCAGAAACCCAAGGACTCAGGAATGGAGACAACGTGTTTGAACAAGCTTGCTGT CGGCAGACGGTCGCGGGTACAATGGCACGGCTTCCAGAAGTCTCGACCTATCCTGCAGTTCCAACCACTCCAGGTCCACGTCTTGTCGGCAGGGCAGCTTCTTGTCCTGCGCAAACTGTCGCTCCTCAAGCTGACCGCCCTGATGGAGAGATACTCTCCGTCCAACCGAAGCGGCTGGAACTG GGCGATGCCACGATTCATGAAGAGAATACGTGCTCCTGAGTATAAAG ATAAAGCCGTGTTTGGGATCCCCCTGCTGCACGTGCTCCAGCGGACAGGGCAGCCCCTCCCACAGTCCATCATCTACGCCATGGACTACCTGCGCAGAACCTCCATGGACCAGGTCGGCCTCTTCCGCAAGTCTGGGGCGCGCTCCCGCATCCAGGCCCTGAAGCGCATGAACGAGACCAATCCGGACACCCTGAGTTACGAAGGCATGATGTCCTACGATGTTGCAGACATGTTGAAGCAGTACTTCCGTGAATTGCCAGAACCGCTTCTCACAAACAAGCTGTCCGAGACCTTCATCAGCATCTTCACAC GTCTCCCCATGGAGCTGCGTCTGCAGGCCATGCAGGCTGCCATCATGCTCATGCCGGATGAGAACCGGGAGGTTCTGCAGACTCTCCTGCTCTTCCTCTGTGAGGTGGCCAAAAATGTGGAGGAGAACCAGATGACACCGTACAACCTCGCCGTGTGCTTCGCCCCGTCCCTCTTCCACATCGCTGGACCGCGCCGTGAGAATCATTCCCTCACGAGGCGACACCGCTCGGGACGACCTAATGAGAAGGAACTGAGTGAGAATGTG GCCGCCCACGAGTGCCTCACAATGATGATCAACGAATGCGAGCAGCTCTTCTTG GTTCCAGAGGACACCATGATGCAATGCCGGTTCACCTACATGGAGCAGGGCGATCCCGTGGCGCTGGACCAGCTCGGGCGGAAGAAGTTTGACGAAAGCTCTGATTGGCACAACTACATTGAGAACTGCATCCAGGGACTGCTAAAG GAATCTCGAGACAAGTTCAAGGGCTGGGTGTCGATCTCTTGCCCAAATGACGTGGAACTGACCTACAAGAAGGTTGGTGATGGCCACCCACTCCGCCTGTGGAAGTGTGCGGTGGAAGTAGAGGCTCCGCCGGTGGAACTGCTCAACAGAGTCCTGAGGGAAAG ACACCTGTGGGACGAGGACCTGATGAAATGGCGTGTTGTTGAGAAGCTGGACAGACAGACGGAGGTGTTCCAGTACGTCACCAACTCCATGGCTCCCCACCCGTCGCGCGACTTCTGCACCCTGCGGTCCTGGCGGACGGACCTGCCCCACGACACCTGCGTGCTGGTGGAAACGTCAGTGCAACACCAGGATGCTGCGATCATGGGAGGACTGCGCGGGACAGTGCTGGCATCGCGGTACCTGATCGAGCCGTGTGGGTCGGGGAAGTCCAGACTGACACACATCGTCAGAATAGACACAAG GGGGCGCTCTCCAGAGTGGTACAACCGCGCATATGGCCACATCTGTGCGGCTCACGTAGGGCAGATACGGGACTCCTTCAAGCACTCGAACGAGGGACCAGAGACGAAGGTCTAG
- the LOC136436550 gene encoding rho GTPase-activating protein 7-like isoform X1, translated as MEDDCLWPKRPDSLDLMLDLLDIELKNLPNLQSNPTSASTSLNSTPSEQRHIIGTHSPHDKQDSVTSSPLCSTETSPYPSPFTSPTASPDQSPELGHGSGARPKVQTVCTHREQTELEAIEACKWLRDCGFPQYAQMYEDACFPVDITSVETDHDFLDRDSIQSLIRRLRTLNRCASMRIEAPRPQVVDDSDEDEQCAISNKWKFQRVSRRWSRLEDFSQVPEVTVDLVPVQSSDIPTQLATSYSSYDSVLTDSSDRVESYSYTSASSFDSQTGGYLRSPCISRKTSRTKSPDFPGLLPVTIEIEPLEPKSPPPNDNGRDHRGVKGLLKRMDTLRRKRSRSSSRKRTPGKDRVVISGPVLQESTMNQAKMDRLNCVDVRKTDENSNVQGKLEQGEVVRRQPGQAASPHSRSRREGCVFDDDILNSLKNPTPKYSPNTYNRRNESLSRRDGFSRSSVVRNGCISTARGSMLNYHTGSFNLGTGTCKDVWRPVIKRQASEDSLATHSIYDNVPTSSLDTAGDIAAPQDKVAAVEEILQSISGLSEEIMSMSLSDFDEDSSHNPSSAPPTLSPLHQQVRLEIEDRPAFPDSDMGMSSSWDELEERRRATQKPKDSGMETTCLNKLAVGRRSRVQWHGFQKSRPILQFQPLQVHVLSAGQLLVLRKLSLLKLTALMERYSPSNRSGWNWAMPRFMKRIRAPEYKDKAVFGIPLLHVLQRTGQPLPQSIIYAMDYLRRTSMDQVGLFRKSGARSRIQALKRMNETNPDTLSYEGMMSYDVADMLKQYFRELPEPLLTNKLSETFISIFTRLPMELRLQAMQAAIMLMPDENREVLQTLLLFLCEVAKNVEENQMTPYNLAVCFAPSLFHIAGPRRENHSLTRRHRSGRPNEKELSENVAAHECLTMMINECEQLFLVPEDTMMQCRFTYMEQGDPVALDQLGRKKFDESSDWHNYIENCIQGLLKESRDKFKGWVSISCPNDVELTYKKVGDGHPLRLWKCAVEVEAPPVELLNRVLRERHLWDEDLMKWRVVEKLDRQTEVFQYVTNSMAPHPSRDFCTLRSWRTDLPHDTCVLVETSVQHQDAAIMGGLRGTVLASRYLIEPCGSGKSRLTHIVRIDTRGRSPEWYNRAYGHICAAHVGQIRDSFKHSNEGPETKV; from the exons AACTTGAAGCTATAGAAGCTTGCAAGTGGCTGCGTGACTGCGGGTTTCCTCAGTATGCTCAGATGTATGAAG ATGCCTGTTTTCCTGTGGATATAACGTCAGTGGAAACCGATCACGACTTTCTTGATAGGGACTCTATACAATCATTGATTCG ACGACTGCGAACACTGAACAGATGTGCCAGCATGAGGATTGAAGCGCCACGACCACAAGTG GTGGATGACTCGGATGAAGATGAGCAGTGCGCCATCAGCAATAAGTGGAAGTTCCAGCGTGTCAGCCGGCGCTGGTCTCGACTGGAGGATTTCTCACAGGTACCAGAGGTCACGGTGGACCTGGTGCCCGTCCAGTCGTCAGACATTCCCACCCAGCTGGCCACATCCTACAGTAGTTATGACAGTGTACTAACTGATAGTAGTGATAGGGTGGAGAGCTATAGCTACACTAGTGCCAGCAGCTTTGATAGCCAGACAGGGGGCTACCTGCGCAGCCCTTGCATAAGTAGGAAGACCTCAAGGACCAAATCTCCTGACTTTCCTGGACTACTTCCAGTCACAATAGAAATTGAGCCTCTTGAGCCAAAATCACCCCCGCCAAATGACAATGGTAGGGACCATCGGGGAGTGAAGGGACTTCTGAAAAGGATGGACACGTTGAGACGGAAGCGAAGTCGGAGTTCCAGCAGAAAAAGGACACCTGGCAAGGATCGCGTTGTGATCAGTGGGCCAGTGCTTCAGGAGAGCACCATGAACCAAGCCAAGATGGATCGGCTGAACTGTGTTGATGTCAGAAAGACTGACGAGAATTCCAACGTGCAGGGGAAGCTGGAACAAGGTGAGGTAGTAAGGAGACAGCCCGGGCAGGCAGCAAGCCCACACTCAAGGAGCAGACGAGAGGGTTGTGTTTTTGATGATGACATTCTGAACAGTTTGAAAAACCCAACCCCCAAGTACAGTCCAAACACCTACAACAGGAGAAACGAGTCTCTCTCTCGCCGTGACGGTTTCAGCAGAAGCAGTGTCGTTAGAAACGGTTGCATTTCCACAGCTCGCGGAAGCATGTTGAACTACCACACTGGGAGCTTCAACTTAGGCACTGGTACATGCAAGGATGTTTGGCGCCCGGTCATAAAGCGGCAAGCCTCAGAAGACTCTCTAGCAACCCACAGTATCTACGACAACGTTCCCACGTCATCGCTGGACACAGCGGGAGACATTGCCGCACCACAGGACAAGGTTGCTGCAGTGGAGGAAATCCTTCAGAGCATCAGTGGACTGAGTGAGGAGATCATGTCCATGAGCTTGTCAGACTTTGACGAGGACAGCAGCCATAACCCTAGCAGCGCCCCTCCCACCCTGTCCCCTCTGCATCAGCAGGTCCGGCTGGAGATAGAGGACAGGCCGGCGTTCCCAGACAGCGACATGGGCATGTCCAGCTCTTGGGATGAGCTGGAAGAGAGGAGAAGAGCTACGCAGAAACCCAAGGACTCAGGAATGGAGACAACGTGTTTGAACAAGCTTGCTGT CGGCAGACGGTCGCGGGTACAATGGCACGGCTTCCAGAAGTCTCGACCTATCCTGCAGTTCCAACCACTCCAGGTCCACGTCTTGTCGGCAGGGCAGCTTCTTGTCCTGCGCAAACTGTCGCTCCTCAAGCTGACCGCCCTGATGGAGAGATACTCTCCGTCCAACCGAAGCGGCTGGAACTG GGCGATGCCACGATTCATGAAGAGAATACGTGCTCCTGAGTATAAAG ATAAAGCCGTGTTTGGGATCCCCCTGCTGCACGTGCTCCAGCGGACAGGGCAGCCCCTCCCACAGTCCATCATCTACGCCATGGACTACCTGCGCAGAACCTCCATGGACCAGGTCGGCCTCTTCCGCAAGTCTGGGGCGCGCTCCCGCATCCAGGCCCTGAAGCGCATGAACGAGACCAATCCGGACACCCTGAGTTACGAAGGCATGATGTCCTACGATGTTGCAGACATGTTGAAGCAGTACTTCCGTGAATTGCCAGAACCGCTTCTCACAAACAAGCTGTCCGAGACCTTCATCAGCATCTTCACAC GTCTCCCCATGGAGCTGCGTCTGCAGGCCATGCAGGCTGCCATCATGCTCATGCCGGATGAGAACCGGGAGGTTCTGCAGACTCTCCTGCTCTTCCTCTGTGAGGTGGCCAAAAATGTGGAGGAGAACCAGATGACACCGTACAACCTCGCCGTGTGCTTCGCCCCGTCCCTCTTCCACATCGCTGGACCGCGCCGTGAGAATCATTCCCTCACGAGGCGACACCGCTCGGGACGACCTAATGAGAAGGAACTGAGTGAGAATGTG GCCGCCCACGAGTGCCTCACAATGATGATCAACGAATGCGAGCAGCTCTTCTTG GTTCCAGAGGACACCATGATGCAATGCCGGTTCACCTACATGGAGCAGGGCGATCCCGTGGCGCTGGACCAGCTCGGGCGGAAGAAGTTTGACGAAAGCTCTGATTGGCACAACTACATTGAGAACTGCATCCAGGGACTGCTAAAG GAATCTCGAGACAAGTTCAAGGGCTGGGTGTCGATCTCTTGCCCAAATGACGTGGAACTGACCTACAAGAAGGTTGGTGATGGCCACCCACTCCGCCTGTGGAAGTGTGCGGTGGAAGTAGAGGCTCCGCCGGTGGAACTGCTCAACAGAGTCCTGAGGGAAAG ACACCTGTGGGACGAGGACCTGATGAAATGGCGTGTTGTTGAGAAGCTGGACAGACAGACGGAGGTGTTCCAGTACGTCACCAACTCCATGGCTCCCCACCCGTCGCGCGACTTCTGCACCCTGCGGTCCTGGCGGACGGACCTGCCCCACGACACCTGCGTGCTGGTGGAAACGTCAGTGCAACACCAGGATGCTGCGATCATGGGAGGACTGCGCGGGACAGTGCTGGCATCGCGGTACCTGATCGAGCCGTGTGGGTCGGGGAAGTCCAGACTGACACACATCGTCAGAATAGACACAAG GGGGCGCTCTCCAGAGTGGTACAACCGCGCATATGGCCACATCTGTGCGGCTCACGTAGGGCAGATACGGGACTCCTTCAAGCACTCGAACGAGGGACCAGAGACGAAGGTCTAG
- the LOC136436550 gene encoding rho GTPase-activating protein 7-like isoform X2: MDCGRVARHGGEKRRSLQQHVRQELKLHAGNLPSPAGKTEDHYFRKGCCSAGRSQQVSGTQELLDELEAIEACKWLRDCGFPQYAQMYEDACFPVDITSVETDHDFLDRDSIQSLIRRLRTLNRCASMRIEAPRPQVVDDSDEDEQCAISNKWKFQRVSRRWSRLEDFSQVPEVTVDLVPVQSSDIPTQLATSYSSYDSVLTDSSDRVESYSYTSASSFDSQTGGYLRSPCISRKTSRTKSPDFPGLLPVTIEIEPLEPKSPPPNDNGRDHRGVKGLLKRMDTLRRKRSRSSSRKRTPGKDRVVISGPVLQESTMNQAKMDRLNCVDVRKTDENSNVQGKLEQGEVVRRQPGQAASPHSRSRREGCVFDDDILNSLKNPTPKYSPNTYNRRNESLSRRDGFSRSSVVRNGCISTARGSMLNYHTGSFNLGTGTCKDVWRPVIKRQASEDSLATHSIYDNVPTSSLDTAGDIAAPQDKVAAVEEILQSISGLSEEIMSMSLSDFDEDSSHNPSSAPPTLSPLHQQVRLEIEDRPAFPDSDMGMSSSWDELEERRRATQKPKDSGMETTCLNKLAVGRRSRVQWHGFQKSRPILQFQPLQVHVLSAGQLLVLRKLSLLKLTALMERYSPSNRSGWNWAMPRFMKRIRAPEYKDKAVFGIPLLHVLQRTGQPLPQSIIYAMDYLRRTSMDQVGLFRKSGARSRIQALKRMNETNPDTLSYEGMMSYDVADMLKQYFRELPEPLLTNKLSETFISIFTRLPMELRLQAMQAAIMLMPDENREVLQTLLLFLCEVAKNVEENQMTPYNLAVCFAPSLFHIAGPRRENHSLTRRHRSGRPNEKELSENVAAHECLTMMINECEQLFLVPEDTMMQCRFTYMEQGDPVALDQLGRKKFDESSDWHNYIENCIQGLLKESRDKFKGWVSISCPNDVELTYKKVGDGHPLRLWKCAVEVEAPPVELLNRVLRERHLWDEDLMKWRVVEKLDRQTEVFQYVTNSMAPHPSRDFCTLRSWRTDLPHDTCVLVETSVQHQDAAIMGGLRGTVLASRYLIEPCGSGKSRLTHIVRIDTRGRSPEWYNRAYGHICAAHVGQIRDSFKHSNEGPETKV, encoded by the exons AACTTGAAGCTATAGAAGCTTGCAAGTGGCTGCGTGACTGCGGGTTTCCTCAGTATGCTCAGATGTATGAAG ATGCCTGTTTTCCTGTGGATATAACGTCAGTGGAAACCGATCACGACTTTCTTGATAGGGACTCTATACAATCATTGATTCG ACGACTGCGAACACTGAACAGATGTGCCAGCATGAGGATTGAAGCGCCACGACCACAAGTG GTGGATGACTCGGATGAAGATGAGCAGTGCGCCATCAGCAATAAGTGGAAGTTCCAGCGTGTCAGCCGGCGCTGGTCTCGACTGGAGGATTTCTCACAGGTACCAGAGGTCACGGTGGACCTGGTGCCCGTCCAGTCGTCAGACATTCCCACCCAGCTGGCCACATCCTACAGTAGTTATGACAGTGTACTAACTGATAGTAGTGATAGGGTGGAGAGCTATAGCTACACTAGTGCCAGCAGCTTTGATAGCCAGACAGGGGGCTACCTGCGCAGCCCTTGCATAAGTAGGAAGACCTCAAGGACCAAATCTCCTGACTTTCCTGGACTACTTCCAGTCACAATAGAAATTGAGCCTCTTGAGCCAAAATCACCCCCGCCAAATGACAATGGTAGGGACCATCGGGGAGTGAAGGGACTTCTGAAAAGGATGGACACGTTGAGACGGAAGCGAAGTCGGAGTTCCAGCAGAAAAAGGACACCTGGCAAGGATCGCGTTGTGATCAGTGGGCCAGTGCTTCAGGAGAGCACCATGAACCAAGCCAAGATGGATCGGCTGAACTGTGTTGATGTCAGAAAGACTGACGAGAATTCCAACGTGCAGGGGAAGCTGGAACAAGGTGAGGTAGTAAGGAGACAGCCCGGGCAGGCAGCAAGCCCACACTCAAGGAGCAGACGAGAGGGTTGTGTTTTTGATGATGACATTCTGAACAGTTTGAAAAACCCAACCCCCAAGTACAGTCCAAACACCTACAACAGGAGAAACGAGTCTCTCTCTCGCCGTGACGGTTTCAGCAGAAGCAGTGTCGTTAGAAACGGTTGCATTTCCACAGCTCGCGGAAGCATGTTGAACTACCACACTGGGAGCTTCAACTTAGGCACTGGTACATGCAAGGATGTTTGGCGCCCGGTCATAAAGCGGCAAGCCTCAGAAGACTCTCTAGCAACCCACAGTATCTACGACAACGTTCCCACGTCATCGCTGGACACAGCGGGAGACATTGCCGCACCACAGGACAAGGTTGCTGCAGTGGAGGAAATCCTTCAGAGCATCAGTGGACTGAGTGAGGAGATCATGTCCATGAGCTTGTCAGACTTTGACGAGGACAGCAGCCATAACCCTAGCAGCGCCCCTCCCACCCTGTCCCCTCTGCATCAGCAGGTCCGGCTGGAGATAGAGGACAGGCCGGCGTTCCCAGACAGCGACATGGGCATGTCCAGCTCTTGGGATGAGCTGGAAGAGAGGAGAAGAGCTACGCAGAAACCCAAGGACTCAGGAATGGAGACAACGTGTTTGAACAAGCTTGCTGT CGGCAGACGGTCGCGGGTACAATGGCACGGCTTCCAGAAGTCTCGACCTATCCTGCAGTTCCAACCACTCCAGGTCCACGTCTTGTCGGCAGGGCAGCTTCTTGTCCTGCGCAAACTGTCGCTCCTCAAGCTGACCGCCCTGATGGAGAGATACTCTCCGTCCAACCGAAGCGGCTGGAACTG GGCGATGCCACGATTCATGAAGAGAATACGTGCTCCTGAGTATAAAG ATAAAGCCGTGTTTGGGATCCCCCTGCTGCACGTGCTCCAGCGGACAGGGCAGCCCCTCCCACAGTCCATCATCTACGCCATGGACTACCTGCGCAGAACCTCCATGGACCAGGTCGGCCTCTTCCGCAAGTCTGGGGCGCGCTCCCGCATCCAGGCCCTGAAGCGCATGAACGAGACCAATCCGGACACCCTGAGTTACGAAGGCATGATGTCCTACGATGTTGCAGACATGTTGAAGCAGTACTTCCGTGAATTGCCAGAACCGCTTCTCACAAACAAGCTGTCCGAGACCTTCATCAGCATCTTCACAC GTCTCCCCATGGAGCTGCGTCTGCAGGCCATGCAGGCTGCCATCATGCTCATGCCGGATGAGAACCGGGAGGTTCTGCAGACTCTCCTGCTCTTCCTCTGTGAGGTGGCCAAAAATGTGGAGGAGAACCAGATGACACCGTACAACCTCGCCGTGTGCTTCGCCCCGTCCCTCTTCCACATCGCTGGACCGCGCCGTGAGAATCATTCCCTCACGAGGCGACACCGCTCGGGACGACCTAATGAGAAGGAACTGAGTGAGAATGTG GCCGCCCACGAGTGCCTCACAATGATGATCAACGAATGCGAGCAGCTCTTCTTG GTTCCAGAGGACACCATGATGCAATGCCGGTTCACCTACATGGAGCAGGGCGATCCCGTGGCGCTGGACCAGCTCGGGCGGAAGAAGTTTGACGAAAGCTCTGATTGGCACAACTACATTGAGAACTGCATCCAGGGACTGCTAAAG GAATCTCGAGACAAGTTCAAGGGCTGGGTGTCGATCTCTTGCCCAAATGACGTGGAACTGACCTACAAGAAGGTTGGTGATGGCCACCCACTCCGCCTGTGGAAGTGTGCGGTGGAAGTAGAGGCTCCGCCGGTGGAACTGCTCAACAGAGTCCTGAGGGAAAG ACACCTGTGGGACGAGGACCTGATGAAATGGCGTGTTGTTGAGAAGCTGGACAGACAGACGGAGGTGTTCCAGTACGTCACCAACTCCATGGCTCCCCACCCGTCGCGCGACTTCTGCACCCTGCGGTCCTGGCGGACGGACCTGCCCCACGACACCTGCGTGCTGGTGGAAACGTCAGTGCAACACCAGGATGCTGCGATCATGGGAGGACTGCGCGGGACAGTGCTGGCATCGCGGTACCTGATCGAGCCGTGTGGGTCGGGGAAGTCCAGACTGACACACATCGTCAGAATAGACACAAG GGGGCGCTCTCCAGAGTGGTACAACCGCGCATATGGCCACATCTGTGCGGCTCACGTAGGGCAGATACGGGACTCCTTCAAGCACTCGAACGAGGGACCAGAGACGAAGGTCTAG